A stretch of the Sphingopyxis lindanitolerans genome encodes the following:
- a CDS encoding ExeA family protein: MLADVQSSYGLARPFQGVGNFETEHQRNLVREVCAAVQTGRLIVVSGLVGSGKTHLLRRIEDELARAGKVAVAKSLAVDKRRTSLPSLIEALFYDLSPGDRAQVKIPKQAERRERDLRDIMRKGKRPVVLVVDEAHDLHHKTLTGLKRLMEVVADAGVLLSVLLVGHPRLRNDLRRPQMEEIGYRTTTFDYEGIGAERRDYVAWLLGACAAEGVKVADLMNEDAIDLIAERLRTPLQIEMHLTLAFEQGFRFAAKPVTAEIVEQVLSRAIDDLEPTLTRNGYDAGALASQLNTRPSDIRAFLAGTLDAEHTRDLTERLREAGVPI; encoded by the coding sequence ATGCTCGCCGACGTTCAATCCAGCTACGGGCTCGCCCGCCCGTTCCAAGGCGTCGGCAACTTCGAGACAGAGCATCAGCGCAACCTCGTGCGCGAGGTCTGTGCGGCCGTGCAGACCGGCAGGTTGATCGTCGTCTCCGGCCTGGTCGGATCGGGCAAGACGCACCTGCTGCGCCGCATCGAGGACGAGCTGGCCCGGGCGGGCAAGGTCGCCGTCGCCAAGTCGCTTGCGGTCGACAAGCGCCGCACCTCGTTGCCCTCGCTGATCGAGGCGCTGTTCTACGATCTCTCGCCCGGTGACCGTGCCCAGGTGAAGATTCCCAAGCAGGCCGAGCGCCGCGAGCGCGACCTGCGCGACATCATGCGCAAGGGCAAGCGCCCGGTCGTACTGGTGGTCGACGAGGCGCATGACCTGCACCACAAGACGCTGACCGGCCTCAAGCGGTTGATGGAGGTGGTGGCTGATGCCGGCGTGCTGCTGTCGGTCCTTCTGGTCGGCCATCCTCGGCTACGCAACGACCTGCGCCGCCCGCAAATGGAAGAGATCGGCTACCGCACGACCACCTTCGACTATGAGGGCATCGGCGCCGAACGCCGCGACTATGTTGCCTGGCTGCTCGGCGCCTGTGCGGCCGAGGGGGTCAAGGTTGCCGACTTGATGAACGAGGACGCGATCGACCTCATCGCCGAGCGCCTGCGCACCCCGCTCCAGATCGAGATGCACCTGACACTCGCCTTCGAGCAGGGCTTCCGCTTCGCTGCCAAGCCCGTCACGGCCGAGATCGTCGAGCAGGTGCTGTCGCGGGCGATTGACGACCTCGAACCCACGCTGACGCGCAACGGTTACGATGCGGGCGCGCTCGCCAGCCAGCTCAACACCCGGCCGTCCG
- a CDS encoding IS481 family transposase, producing MADRAKRPPGEALIDLRRRLSLLPPRDPGRTEIIARAAEAYGISIWTLYRALRELNRPKSVRRSDHGATRVAPQAEMERYAEIVAALKIRTTNKKGRHVSTARAIEFLETDGVETPEGLVKVAPGLLKRATIDRLLRSSGLDYARVTRPHAAVRFQARRSNELWHFDMSPSDLKQVEAPLWIEQGRGKPTLMLFSAVDDCSGVVYQEYRSVYGEDAESALRFLFNAFAAKPEPELPFQGLPVTIYMDNGPVSRSRVFQSVMGSLGVRVLTHLPPKADDRHTAARAKGKVERPFRTVKEVHETLYHFHKPKDEAEANLWMRRALVTYNNGDHRSEPHARIEHWLRHLPGDGVRAMCSWERFCAFAREPERRTVAGDATVSVEGASYEVEPELAGETVTLLWGLFDQQLFVEHDGKRHGPYEPSRGAVPLYRYRKYQKSRAEERLDKVVRLADQLGLPRATVTGGDRPLPSLPPSTAGLAVRQTPFPEPAVETAYPTGLAARHAIVDQLRRPLGSLPEADRAFIDALLGETLDKTIIADRIRERFQSRRGTS from the coding sequence ATGGCTGACCGGGCGAAGCGACCGCCTGGAGAGGCGCTGATCGATCTTCGCCGACGGTTGTCGCTGTTGCCCCCACGCGACCCCGGTCGCACCGAGATCATCGCCCGTGCGGCCGAGGCCTATGGCATCTCCATCTGGACCCTTTACCGGGCGTTGCGCGAGCTGAACCGCCCCAAGTCGGTGCGCCGGTCCGACCATGGTGCGACGCGGGTTGCCCCGCAGGCCGAGATGGAGCGCTACGCCGAGATCGTCGCCGCACTGAAGATCAGGACCACCAACAAGAAGGGCCGGCACGTTTCGACCGCCCGCGCCATCGAGTTCCTGGAAACCGATGGCGTCGAGACGCCGGAGGGCCTGGTCAAGGTAGCACCCGGCCTGCTGAAGCGGGCGACCATCGACCGGCTGCTCCGCTCATCAGGGCTGGACTATGCCCGCGTGACCCGCCCCCACGCAGCCGTTCGTTTTCAGGCGCGGCGATCCAACGAGCTGTGGCACTTCGACATGAGCCCGTCCGACCTCAAGCAGGTCGAGGCGCCGCTCTGGATCGAGCAGGGTCGCGGCAAACCCACGCTGATGCTGTTCTCGGCCGTCGATGACTGCTCGGGCGTGGTCTACCAGGAATATCGCAGCGTCTATGGCGAGGATGCCGAGTCCGCGCTGCGCTTTCTATTCAACGCCTTCGCCGCCAAGCCTGAGCCCGAACTGCCGTTCCAGGGCCTGCCGGTCACGATCTACATGGACAACGGCCCGGTCAGCCGGTCGCGCGTGTTCCAGTCGGTGATGGGCAGCCTCGGCGTGCGCGTCCTCACCCATCTGCCGCCGAAGGCCGACGACCGGCACACCGCGGCCCGCGCCAAGGGCAAGGTCGAGCGGCCGTTCCGCACGGTGAAGGAGGTGCACGAGACGTTGTACCACTTCCACAAACCCAAGGACGAGGCGGAAGCCAATCTGTGGATGCGGCGTGCGCTGGTCACCTACAACAACGGCGACCATCGTTCCGAGCCACACGCGCGGATCGAGCACTGGCTGCGGCACCTGCCCGGCGATGGCGTGCGGGCCATGTGTTCATGGGAGCGGTTCTGCGCCTTCGCTCGTGAGCCCGAGCGGCGCACCGTTGCGGGCGACGCGACCGTCTCGGTTGAGGGCGCTTCCTACGAGGTCGAGCCCGAGCTCGCCGGCGAGACGGTGACGCTGCTCTGGGGGCTGTTCGACCAGCAGCTCTTCGTGGAGCATGACGGCAAGCGGCATGGCCCTTACGAGCCGTCGCGCGGCGCCGTGCCGCTCTACCGCTATCGCAAGTATCAGAAGAGCCGCGCCGAGGAGCGGCTCGACAAGGTGGTCCGGCTCGCTGACCAGCTGGGGCTGCCCCGCGCGACCGTGACGGGCGGCGACCGGCCGCTGCCGTCGCTGCCGCCCTCCACCGCAGGGCTCGCGGTGCGGCAAACACCTTTTCCGGAGCCGGCGGTCGAGACGGCATACCCGACCGGGCTCGCGGCGCGCCACGCCATCGTCGACCAGCTCCGGCGACCGCTCGGCTCGCTGCCTGAGGCAGACCGCGCCTTCATCGACGCGCTGCTGGGCGAAACGCTCGACAAGACCATCATCGCTGACCGCATCCGAGAGCGGTTCCAGTCAAGACGGGGGACAAGCTGA
- a CDS encoding recombinase family protein, with product MRVGYARVSTSDQNPELQLDALRRAGCERVFTEKASGARDDRPELARILEDVLRAGDTLVVWKLDRLARSLKKLIATAEDLEREKIGLVSLTESIDTTTPGGMLTFHVFGAIAQFERALIRERTTAGLVEARRQGRKGGRPSAMRPSDVAAARAMMKEGTLPVRDIAKRMGVSVATLYRYAGKRGSGASIKEAATAHG from the coding sequence ATGCGGGTCGGCTATGCCAGGGTCAGCACCAGCGACCAGAACCCCGAGCTCCAGCTCGATGCGCTGCGGCGGGCCGGCTGCGAGCGGGTGTTCACCGAAAAGGCGTCGGGCGCGCGCGATGACCGGCCCGAACTGGCGCGCATTCTGGAAGACGTGCTGCGCGCAGGCGACACGCTGGTTGTTTGGAAGCTCGACCGCCTCGCCCGCTCGCTCAAGAAGTTGATCGCCACGGCCGAGGATCTGGAGCGCGAGAAGATCGGGCTGGTGTCGCTGACCGAGAGCATCGACACGACAACGCCGGGTGGCATGCTCACCTTTCACGTGTTCGGCGCCATCGCGCAGTTCGAGCGTGCCCTGATCCGCGAGCGAACTACCGCGGGGCTAGTGGAGGCGCGCCGGCAGGGTCGCAAGGGTGGCCGCCCATCGGCAATGCGCCCGAGCGACGTCGCCGCGGCACGGGCGATGATGAAGGAGGGCACGTTGCCGGTGCGCGACATCGCCAAGCGCATGGGCGTGTCGGTCGCGACCCTCTATCGCTATGCAGGCAAGCGCGGCAGCGGTGCATCGATCAAGGAGGCTGCAACAGCCCATGGCTGA
- a CDS encoding vanillate O-demethylase oxygenase produces MGKRHVFQDGDTVWSNVSHPNDFISDIMNNMFNSHGKRFDAWTDVQWTAPGSMSLLSYYAEPGTPKEDGHMHTSIHVMTPESPDTTHYFWAFGRDIHPDNEEFSAKLRAGIEYAFEEEDKPMIALQQAQVGDRDIMSMRPVLLAGDAGAVRARRMLRKLIAQEQSNGEEASDQKQSVDA; encoded by the coding sequence ATCGGCAAGAGGCACGTGTTCCAGGATGGCGACACGGTGTGGAGCAATGTCTCTCATCCTAACGACTTCATCTCGGACATCATGAACAACATGTTCAACTCGCATGGCAAGCGCTTCGACGCATGGACGGACGTTCAGTGGACAGCGCCCGGGTCGATGTCGCTGCTCAGCTATTATGCCGAGCCTGGCACGCCAAAGGAGGACGGGCATATGCACACGTCCATCCACGTGATGACGCCGGAGTCACCGGACACCACACATTATTTCTGGGCTTTCGGGCGCGACATCCATCCGGACAATGAGGAGTTCTCCGCAAAATTGCGCGCCGGCATCGAATATGCGTTCGAGGAAGAGGACAAGCCGATGATCGCTCTCCAACAGGCGCAAGTCGGCGATCGGGACATCATGTCCATGCGGCCTGTGCTCCTGGCTGGCGATGCTGGCGCGGTGCGCGCTCGTCGCATGCTGCGTAAACTTATCGCGCAGGAGCAATCCAACGGCGAAGAGGCGAGCGATCAGAAGCAGTCAGTGGACGCTTAG
- a CDS encoding TonB-dependent receptor — translation MKNRIKIGLMLGTAGALGWTPAYAQAPAEAQIAPALPQAVAPAQAESTDPASNVGIGDIVVTAQRRAENVQQVPIAVAAFSGAALQEKGVDNVSQLANLTPGVQLSSTSQIFSSPSMLSGFIRGIGQDDFALNFDPGVGTYVDGVYLARTAGSNVDLLDVERIEILKGPQGTLFGRNTIGGAISVVTRKPTDDFSVMGQVSGGRFNRIDVGGVINIPIVEGKLKSSIAFSSKNRNAWQKRIPFPGAAGFASDPSEAFQQIDYTSRTAAGGISEQGVRGKLLWNATNAIDVTLEGDYLNSETSASPSTLLGTRSTVLSPAGTPVDADGNGVPDSTLAGLYNTCISLPESVLGAIGLGGACGPRAGGLPAIAGANADADPTNSRLPIDNRFVTGSLNRGYGTGINFTNTRNFGFTGTVDIDLGGPALKSITAYRNLDTRFGQDLDNSPVVGFEGSFRVKQHQFSEELQLSGKAFNDKLDYLVGAYYFSEGGRESEDVAFPGGLLQIVGNYRFNTKSYALFTHLNYRVNDLIGITLGGRYTKEDKTLVGSQRDLNMLLTKLGTPAFLFPDPTDLSQFYPTGEQKLSFSNVSPRVGIELHPTERIMLYGSFSKGFKSGGWTTRVAAPVPPDPTKPADKQAPSFNPEKADTFEIGFKSQLFDRMLQVNAAAFYTDYKGIQIQIQRGIGASFENAGNARIKGFEVETIFAPSRVFRVSASAGYIDAYYRRINDPSGTITLASRLPRVPKWTATLSPEFNVFLANEGRVTLRADYSYKSTMAADAENTPELFSGNVSLVNASLTYSAPGDDWSLAIGGNNVFNKRYIANGVNQLNGAGLLSAVPNRPSEYYATLRFKF, via the coding sequence ATGAAAAACCGCATCAAAATTGGGCTGATGCTCGGCACGGCTGGTGCGCTCGGCTGGACCCCGGCATACGCGCAGGCCCCCGCTGAGGCACAGATTGCTCCGGCGCTGCCTCAAGCCGTGGCGCCTGCTCAGGCGGAAAGCACAGACCCCGCGTCCAATGTCGGCATCGGGGACATCGTGGTCACGGCGCAGCGCCGCGCGGAGAATGTCCAACAGGTCCCGATTGCCGTTGCAGCTTTTTCCGGTGCGGCCCTGCAGGAAAAAGGCGTCGACAATGTTTCGCAGCTCGCGAACCTCACCCCCGGCGTGCAGCTATCGTCCACGTCGCAGATTTTCAGTTCGCCATCGATGTTGTCCGGATTCATCCGCGGCATCGGCCAGGACGACTTCGCACTCAACTTCGACCCGGGCGTCGGCACCTATGTCGATGGTGTCTACCTCGCGCGTACCGCCGGGTCGAATGTCGATCTTCTCGACGTGGAACGCATCGAGATCCTGAAGGGCCCTCAGGGTACGCTGTTCGGACGCAACACCATCGGTGGCGCGATCAGCGTCGTCACCCGCAAACCGACAGACGATTTCAGCGTGATGGGTCAGGTCTCGGGCGGTCGCTTCAACCGAATCGATGTCGGTGGCGTCATCAACATCCCGATCGTCGAGGGCAAGCTCAAGAGCAGCATTGCCTTCTCGTCGAAGAACCGGAACGCTTGGCAGAAACGGATCCCGTTCCCTGGAGCTGCAGGCTTTGCTTCGGATCCTTCAGAAGCCTTCCAGCAGATCGATTATACCTCGCGGACCGCAGCAGGCGGCATCAGCGAACAGGGCGTTCGCGGTAAATTGCTATGGAACGCGACCAATGCGATCGATGTGACGCTGGAGGGCGACTATCTCAACTCGGAAACGAGCGCTTCGCCAAGCACTCTTCTCGGTACACGGTCAACTGTGTTGTCACCGGCCGGAACGCCAGTCGATGCGGACGGAAACGGCGTCCCGGACTCCACTTTGGCCGGCCTCTATAATACCTGCATCAGCCTTCCGGAGTCAGTGCTCGGCGCGATTGGTCTCGGCGGCGCCTGTGGCCCGCGTGCGGGCGGCCTCCCGGCTATCGCCGGCGCGAACGCGGACGCCGATCCCACCAATAGTCGGCTTCCGATCGATAACCGCTTCGTTACCGGTAGCCTCAACCGTGGTTACGGCACGGGTATCAATTTTACCAACACGCGCAATTTCGGATTCACAGGGACCGTCGATATCGACTTGGGTGGACCTGCCTTGAAGTCGATCACCGCCTATCGCAATCTCGACACCCGTTTCGGACAGGATCTCGACAACTCACCGGTCGTGGGGTTCGAGGGCTCATTCCGGGTGAAGCAGCATCAGTTCAGCGAAGAGCTGCAGCTTTCGGGCAAGGCGTTCAATGACAAACTCGATTATCTCGTCGGCGCGTATTATTTCTCAGAAGGTGGTAGGGAATCGGAGGATGTCGCATTTCCCGGCGGTCTGTTGCAGATCGTCGGAAACTATCGGTTCAACACCAAGTCCTACGCGCTCTTCACGCACCTCAACTACCGTGTGAACGATCTCATCGGGATCACGCTGGGCGGACGTTATACCAAGGAAGATAAGACGCTCGTTGGAAGCCAGCGGGACCTCAATATGCTTCTCACCAAACTCGGTACTCCGGCATTTCTGTTCCCGGATCCGACAGACCTGTCGCAATTCTACCCGACAGGGGAGCAGAAGCTCTCGTTCAGCAATGTTTCGCCGCGCGTCGGCATCGAACTCCATCCGACCGAGCGGATAATGCTGTACGGATCATTCTCGAAGGGGTTCAAGTCGGGCGGCTGGACGACCCGCGTCGCCGCTCCGGTCCCGCCGGATCCGACCAAGCCTGCGGACAAGCAGGCGCCGAGCTTCAATCCGGAGAAAGCCGACACGTTCGAGATCGGCTTCAAGTCGCAGCTTTTCGATCGAATGCTGCAAGTCAATGCTGCGGCATTCTACACGGACTACAAGGGCATCCAGATCCAGATCCAGCGCGGCATCGGTGCCTCCTTCGAGAACGCCGGCAACGCCAGAATCAAGGGTTTCGAGGTCGAGACGATCTTCGCGCCGAGCCGCGTCTTCCGCGTGAGCGCGTCGGCGGGATACATTGACGCTTACTATCGGAGGATCAACGATCCGTCGGGCACGATCACGCTGGCGAGCCGGCTGCCGCGTGTCCCGAAGTGGACCGCGACGCTATCTCCCGAGTTCAACGTTTTCCTGGCCAATGAAGGTCGGGTCACACTGCGGGCGGATTATTCCTACAAGTCCACCATGGCGGCGGATGCGGAAAACACGCCCGAGTTGTTCAGTGGGAATGTCAGCCTCGTCAATGCCTCGCTCACGTACAGCGCGCCCGGCGACGACTGGTCTCTCGCAATTGGCGGGAACAATGTTTTCAACAAACGCTACATCGCAAATGGCGTCAATCAGCTCAATGGAGCTGGCCTGCTGAGCGCGGTGCCGAACAGGCCGTCTGAATATTATGCGACTTTGAGGTTTAAATTCTGA
- a CDS encoding LysR family transcriptional regulator, whose translation MNIDDLDFRHLVLLDALLKRHSVSAAARELDLPQPTASHGLARLRKALGDPLLVRARDGMEPTPRAEAIAGVVQQLLELRRDLAEGGQTFSPDRLKREFIIAGSDIAHLVVLTALHSAARFEAPHTSYRALTLSGDEMVSALETGHVDIAVGAYPSLVAGIKTQRLYQEEYLCFGKEGHPFIKSGETDDFMAADHIVVSTKGMAHAHRAVERALLDKIHPDRIRIVASSFLVALAACFESDLILTAPARVIGRLAEVYGLRAVRPPILMEAFEVRQYWHARNQDDPPHRWLRQLLHKVLSARM comes from the coding sequence GTGAATATAGATGACCTGGATTTTCGGCACTTGGTGCTTTTGGATGCGCTGTTAAAGCGGCACAGCGTCAGCGCCGCTGCACGAGAACTCGACCTACCGCAGCCCACCGCCAGCCATGGGCTGGCGCGCCTGCGCAAAGCATTGGGCGACCCGCTTCTCGTCCGGGCGCGCGACGGCATGGAGCCGACACCACGTGCCGAGGCGATCGCCGGGGTTGTTCAGCAACTGCTGGAACTGCGTCGCGACCTGGCTGAAGGCGGGCAGACATTCTCACCTGACCGTCTCAAGCGCGAATTCATCATTGCCGGATCGGACATCGCCCATCTTGTCGTTTTGACGGCGTTGCATTCGGCGGCGCGGTTCGAGGCACCACACACCAGCTACCGCGCACTCACGCTGAGCGGCGATGAAATGGTGAGCGCGCTCGAGACCGGGCATGTCGATATCGCCGTCGGCGCCTATCCGAGCCTTGTTGCCGGCATCAAGACGCAACGGCTCTACCAGGAGGAATATCTGTGCTTCGGAAAGGAAGGTCATCCGTTCATCAAGTCCGGTGAGACCGATGACTTCATGGCCGCAGATCATATCGTGGTCAGCACCAAGGGTATGGCCCATGCCCATCGTGCCGTCGAACGCGCTCTCCTCGACAAGATCCATCCCGATCGGATCAGGATCGTCGCGAGCAGCTTTCTCGTGGCGTTGGCAGCTTGCTTCGAGTCGGACCTTATTCTTACCGCTCCGGCTCGCGTGATTGGTCGGCTCGCCGAGGTCTACGGACTCCGGGCCGTGCGGCCGCCAATTCTTATGGAAGCATTTGAGGTCAGGCAATATTGGCATGCGAGGAACCAAGACGACCCGCCTCACCGCTGGTTGCGACAGCTCCTGCACAAGGTGCTGTCCGCGCGGATGTGA
- the linE gene encoding chlorohydroquinone/hydroquinone 1,2-dioxygenase, giving the protein MMQLPERVEGLHHITVATGSAQGDVDLLVKTLGQRLVKKTMFYDGARPVYHLYFGNELGEPGTLYTTFPVRQAGYTGKRGAGQISAVSYNAPVGTLSWWQEHLIKRAVTVSEVRERFGQKYLSFEHPDCGVGFEIIEQDTDGQFEPWDSPYVPKEVALRGFHSWTATLNRNEEMDSFMRNAWNLKPQGRDGNYQRYAFGNGGAAKVLDVYIDEDERPGTWALGEGQVHHAAFEVADLDVQAALKFDVEGLGYTDFSDRKHRGYFESIYVRTPGGVLFEASVTLGFTHDESPEKLGSEVKVAPQLEGVKDELLRTMNDPIVI; this is encoded by the coding sequence ATGATGCAACTGCCCGAACGCGTCGAAGGACTTCATCACATCACCGTCGCGACCGGATCCGCGCAAGGCGACGTGGATCTTCTCGTCAAGACGCTGGGACAGCGGCTCGTCAAGAAGACGATGTTCTACGACGGCGCACGGCCGGTCTATCATCTGTATTTCGGCAATGAGCTTGGCGAACCGGGCACGCTGTACACCACTTTCCCCGTTCGCCAGGCTGGCTACACCGGAAAGCGTGGTGCAGGGCAGATATCGGCGGTTTCCTATAACGCACCCGTCGGTACGCTTTCCTGGTGGCAGGAGCATCTCATAAAGCGCGCTGTGACCGTCTCGGAAGTGCGTGAGCGGTTCGGGCAGAAATATCTGTCGTTCGAGCACCCCGACTGCGGTGTCGGCTTCGAAATCATCGAGCAGGACACGGACGGCCAGTTCGAGCCCTGGGACTCTCCCTATGTGCCCAAGGAGGTCGCGCTGCGGGGCTTTCACAGCTGGACGGCCACCCTAAATCGCAATGAGGAGATGGACTCCTTCATGCGCAATGCCTGGAACCTGAAGCCCCAGGGACGCGACGGCAATTACCAGCGCTACGCTTTCGGCAATGGCGGTGCGGCCAAGGTGCTAGACGTCTATATCGATGAGGACGAAAGGCCCGGCACCTGGGCGCTTGGCGAAGGCCAAGTTCATCACGCCGCGTTTGAAGTCGCCGACCTCGACGTGCAGGCCGCGCTCAAATTTGACGTGGAAGGCCTCGGCTACACCGATTTCTCAGATCGCAAGCACCGCGGCTACTTCGAATCGATCTACGTTCGTACGCCGGGCGGCGTGTTGTTCGAAGCCTCGGTCACGCTTGGTTTCACCCATGACGAGAGCCCCGAGAAGCTCGGCAGCGAGGTCAAGGTCGCGCCGCAGCTCGAAGGTGTAAAGGACGAGCTCCTCCGGACGATGAACGATCCGATCGTCATTTGA
- a CDS encoding alpha/beta fold hydrolase, producing the protein MPSGEPILLLSSLLADWRSWNDVAGRLPSGVYAITMDLRGHGTSSPSAGDYSLAELAADVLNVMDNLAFARVHLVGTSVGSMVAQYLGATAGHRLISLTLVAAGSLVPEPAWPIWDKRVAAVRSGGLITQVPIVYPAWFSGAVDQGLLDLAESMILATTVAGFTGAVAAIKGHDARSLLPQVETPTLVIAGANDAAVPPEAVRATAALIPGAAFEVVTGAAHQVAMQHPVAFADRLCRHIAGAPR; encoded by the coding sequence TTGCCGAGCGGTGAGCCGATCCTGCTCCTTTCTTCCCTGCTGGCCGACTGGCGGTCCTGGAATGACGTGGCCGGTCGTTTACCTTCAGGGGTATATGCGATCACGATGGACCTGCGGGGTCATGGAACGAGTTCGCCGAGTGCCGGCGACTACAGTCTAGCCGAACTGGCGGCCGACGTGCTTAATGTAATGGATAACCTCGCGTTTGCAAGAGTTCATCTTGTTGGCACGTCGGTCGGGTCGATGGTCGCGCAATATCTTGGCGCCACGGCGGGACACCGGCTTATCTCGCTGACACTCGTGGCAGCAGGTTCTCTCGTTCCAGAGCCAGCTTGGCCGATCTGGGACAAGCGGGTGGCCGCAGTGCGCAGCGGCGGGCTCATTACGCAGGTGCCGATCGTGTATCCGGCATGGTTTTCCGGAGCGGTCGACCAAGGTCTGCTGGATCTTGCTGAGTCGATGATCTTGGCCACGACAGTTGCCGGATTCACCGGCGCTGTCGCAGCGATCAAGGGCCATGACGCGAGAAGCCTTCTTCCGCAGGTCGAAACGCCAACGCTCGTCATAGCCGGTGCGAACGATGCCGCCGTGCCACCGGAGGCGGTCCGCGCGACCGCCGCTCTCATTCCAGGTGCCGCATTCGAAGTTGTGACGGGTGCCGCGCACCAGGTCGCGATGCAGCATCCTGTCGCCTTTGCGGACCGGCTATGCCGCCATATTGCTGGAGCGCCGCGATGA
- a CDS encoding alpha/beta hydrolase codes for MTFSPEGPYGTIVTGPPVEQANAAIILLHGRGQRAQAMLELARQLDLPSVAWLALQAPAGAWYSPKYDGFDPDGDRSVADACTALAEISSRLEAAWVALDRQGIVGFSQGACLASHFMWCGAAKMGFLGSLTGSLPGFELPTAPVEPRFTGLKAIFTGGLNDDWVKAEHVRETAERFRLSGADVGEYIQPIKDHGIGADEIALLRDTLIARFELNPPVPTRGPRHQPLVPQSTPSLTD; via the coding sequence ATGACGTTTTCCCCTGAAGGACCCTATGGGACAATCGTGACCGGCCCGCCTGTCGAACAGGCAAATGCTGCGATCATTCTTCTGCACGGCCGTGGCCAGCGTGCGCAAGCGATGCTGGAACTTGCGAGACAGCTCGATCTGCCCTCTGTCGCCTGGCTTGCCCTGCAAGCGCCCGCCGGGGCGTGGTACTCGCCCAAATATGACGGGTTCGATCCAGACGGCGACAGGTCTGTGGCTGACGCCTGCACCGCCTTGGCTGAGATCTCCTCGCGGCTGGAAGCAGCCTGGGTCGCGCTAGACCGTCAGGGCATAGTCGGCTTCAGCCAGGGTGCCTGCCTCGCCAGTCACTTCATGTGGTGCGGCGCTGCGAAAATGGGGTTCCTGGGCTCGCTGACCGGAAGCCTCCCGGGTTTTGAGCTCCCAACCGCGCCAGTTGAGCCTCGGTTTACCGGTCTCAAGGCGATATTCACAGGTGGTCTGAACGACGATTGGGTCAAGGCAGAGCATGTGCGGGAGACAGCTGAGCGCTTTAGACTCTCTGGTGCTGATGTCGGCGAGTATATTCAACCGATCAAGGACCATGGAATTGGGGCGGACGAGATCGCGTTGTTGCGAGACACCCTGATCGCACGCTTCGAGCTGAACCCGCCGGTCCCTACGCGCGGGCCGCGACATCAGCCGCTCGTGCCGCAAAGCACGCCAAGTCTGACGGATTGA
- a CDS encoding YciI family protein, with translation MLFSVITTISPEKLAERTAAIPAHRAYLASHTASILAVGTTFAEGGDLVGSTYLVDVDDWNAARAFIAEDPMTVSGARQSIDILEWRMGGFDRRYPWQGANVERQDAAHQSLNKEGVSAAPQPSLRTRHLRVLLLITTLAPLVALVNILLGDTIAHLPVLLRSFLVVGLVVPAATYVALPLLTGLARCVGQERRESSPAIRPPAEHTHST, from the coding sequence ATGCTGTTCTCCGTCATAACCACCATCTCGCCTGAAAAGCTGGCAGAGCGCACAGCAGCCATACCGGCACACCGCGCCTATCTTGCGTCGCACACCGCAAGCATTTTGGCAGTGGGGACCACCTTCGCCGAAGGCGGCGATTTGGTCGGATCGACATATCTCGTTGATGTCGACGATTGGAACGCAGCCCGGGCCTTCATCGCCGAAGACCCCATGACCGTGTCCGGGGCACGTCAAAGCATCGACATTCTTGAATGGCGGATGGGCGGGTTCGATCGGCGATACCCCTGGCAAGGGGCGAACGTCGAGAGACAAGACGCAGCGCATCAAAGTCTGAATAAGGAAGGGGTGAGCGCTGCGCCCCAACCTTCGCTCCGCACACGCCATCTCAGAGTGTTGCTGCTGATCACCACGCTCGCGCCGCTAGTGGCCCTCGTCAACATTCTCTTGGGCGACACCATTGCCCATCTTCCCGTTTTGCTGCGCTCCTTCTTGGTCGTGGGGCTTGTCGTGCCCGCCGCGACCTATGTTGCACTGCCGCTGCTTACCGGCCTTGCGCGCTGCGTGGGGCAGGAGCGCCGGGAAAGTTCACCAGCCATCCGGCCGCCGGCGGAACACACTCATTCTACATGA